The genomic DNA ttatGTTAAGCGGGGCCAAAAAGACTTACTATTGTCTTGTTTTTTCTGGACGAAAGTCATCTGAACTTTgagtggaaaaaaataaataaattagggtGATAAGTCCgctttttgaaaatatatgtatttaatGTAAAccgttaagagtctcacatcgatTAGGAGTTGGtctgacaatttgtttataagtgggggcaatcctcacctcacaagccagttttgtggggttgtgttaaggtgtgttaagagtctcacatcagTTAGGAGTTGACataacaatttgtttataagtgggggtaattctttttttaaatgataaatgttaATCGATTGTTGTTAAGTATAGAGATGAACCTGCTACTGCATTTTTTGAGTTTATTattgttaaaagaaaagaagCTTAAAATGACCTTGGTAAGCTGTAacccaaaaaagaaagataaaaagaaataCGTTGCCCAACAGATATGTCACAGGTGGTGATGATTGAAACCAATAATCATGCAAACGCTGATGAATTTCCTCTACCATGCATATTTGTAATTAACAacgctttttcaaaaaattatatgtatatcCAAAAATGATTGTAtgttatgattatgatattatgCAGTACTTTCCCTAAAGTTTTGATTGATGGTCCGTATGGAGCGCCAGCACAAGACTACAGGGAGTATGAGGTGGTTTTACTTGTGGGGCTGGGAATAGGGGCTACCCCAATGATAAGTATACTAAAGGACATGGTCAATAATTTCAAGGCAATGGAAGAGGAAGATGGGTTTGCAATGGAGGAAGGGTCACCGATGACACCAAACCAGAAAGACTCTAGGTTCAGTGACTTCAAGACAAGGAGGGCATACTTCTATTGGGTGACAAGAGAGCAGGGTTCCTTTGATTGGTTTAAAGGGGTGATGAATGATGTAGCTGAGGAGGATAGAAGGGGATTGATTGAGCTACACAGCTACTGCACCAGTGTTTACGAACAGGGTGATGCACGCTCTGCTCTTATCGCTATGGTGCAGTCTATAAACCATGCAAAGCACGGGGTGGATGTTGTGTCCGGCACTCGTGTCATGTCTCATTTTGCTAAACCCAATTGGCGCACTGTCTACAAACGCATTGCACTTAATCATCCGGAAGCACAAGTTGGTGAGTTCCCACTTATTGAATGTGACAACtgcttttgttgttttcttgaaaatcaaaagttaaaaaaagtACATGTTGATCAATGATCGATAATATGCTTTGGAGTgttaatttcaacataaaaagaaaacgGTGCTtgctttttttatcaaaatcaatcatGCATTTACCTTTTTATTTGACGTGTTTCGTTAAACTTAAtagacagtttttttttttttttttatgtaatgcaGGGGTATTTTACTGCGGGCCATCCACCCTGACCCACGAGCTTCGTCAGCTATCGTTGGATTTCTCTCACAACACATCAACCAAATTCGACTTTCATAAAGAAAATTTCtgataagaagaaaataattgagGATAACAGTGGAAGGTGTGGAACGAGCCAGTCCTCCACCAAGATGACTCAGCTATAATCATGTATTGTCACCACCCTTTTGTTGATAACTATAGTGTGCTTCTATACCAATGGTTGTTAATTGTTATAGCTTTGTAAAAGGACCAAGGTAAACGTGGGGTAAATGGTTAGGTGGTGAGTTGGCTACCAAATACTAAAGGTGAGGTCGGATGGCCCCCTTGGATAAGTGTGTCGTCATGTCtgtataaatttaattaattattaaagggAAATAGATAACCATGAGAaggcttttttgtttttttgttttgtttttcattcatTATAGTCGTCCCAGGAGAAGGGACCTGGAAGGAAGTAAATCAGGAGGGAAATAATTTGTCCAGATGCAGTACaattaatagtttatttttaatttttgttcaaaagtctattttatttgtttttgtaaagTTAATGATAAGTAAGTTtgatctaccaaaaaaaaaaatgataagtaaGTTTGaagtaaaattatatatttaaattttttcactTAAATGTAAGTTTGTATTCAAATTTAGTGCAAATTATCAATCACAATTCAAAAGCTATGTTTCATCACTTCAATTTAAATCAATATTCCaacagaaaattttgaattaaaatgaaaacaaaaaatcaatgttTCGCTATCAACTATCCTAGTAAAGTTTTAACCAAACTAGTAACACACCCAACTGAAGAGTTGAGCAATGTTATTAATGTGAAGTATTCATGATGGACcgaaataatttaatataaacaaaaagacACCTGAGCATTCAAAGGGTCAATCAATTATAGATGACATTATGATTGTTAAAAAGAATATTTCCAAAATTGATAAGCAGTTCAGCCTTGGGCTTCTTAGTTACTCAAGATAAAGTTGGAACAAAACTTTCTTTTGTGGAAAGGTTGatagaagtttaaaatagtagCGTTCTTGCACCATCCTTCAAGTTGAGTGAGAAACAAATTCCCAGAACAGATGAAGAGAATACATTATTGTAGAAACTTTTTATGCCTCGTTTGTAGGAAGCTTGATGCATGTCATGATATGTGGAATAGGTCACGTAGTGAGTGTGATAAGTCGttttatcttaaattaatgTGAAGTATATAGTAATGCGGTAAAATGAATGACAATAATTATGAGAAAAGTGTCACTTGAAACTTAGCTCTGATGATAGAGTGTGTTAGTTGGGTATACAGATTGAGATATTGCCTGAGAAATCGACTCTCGCATATACATTTATGAAGAGGGAGCTAAGATGTGGTAGTCAGAATTGCAATAGTGTTTTGCTCTACCACAAAACCAAAGTTTATTGTTGCAATTAAAACTTGGAAGGAGTTGTTATAGTTGAATTGAAGAGTTTTCTTCATGAGCTTGTTTTCATCCAATGTATTATGACAACCAACGAACTATGCACCTTACTAAGACTTCTACCTATCATGCAAGACCAAAGCATGTTGATATTAGAGGTCACTGGGTCGTGATGTGTTGAATTTCAACTAATTAGAGATTTGTAAGATTCATACATATAAcaatgttaatatgttaacaaAACTGCTACACATTTTCCCCCTTCTAATCCCTTGGAAAACATGTTTCGTAATTAGTTGTGGACAGTACTGTGGAGAGAAGTAGACATAAAATTTTAACAGAATTTATAAGTGAAATTTCAAATCCGCTAAAAAAATGTATGCATTTTAACGCTTCTGATACATTAGAAAACAAGTTTCATGTTTAGTTAGCTCTTTAGCAGAAAAATAACTGACGACGTaataaaaaagggaaaagaaaTGCGCTGAACTTACAGACCTTTGAACAATTGTTTTCATGAAACGTTGAGTTGCATTCTTttcatctttgttttcttttctgcCTCTGGAAATTTGGTTTCATTAACTGGCTGCCAACTATGACTTGTTCAGTATTTTGAGTTGGCAGGAATGGTATTAGAGGCTTCTTTGTGGGCACAGCTATATTTTTCATACAACTTTCATTTGAAACAGGAGAGGCCTTCTTTCCTTTCGATGGCCTTGGAACCTCCAATCTCTCCAAAATCCTTGAAGTTTCCTTGTCTAGCTGTCTAATGCCATTTCGTGGTGATATACTTGATTGATCCAACTTGGCTTTGGGGATACAAGATGGAGAGTACAACTTGGGCTCTTCGCTCACAACCAATTGCTTCCACTCTTCTGTAATATAGGCCATGGTTCTGTCATCTTGGTCCGTAATATCCATGGACAAAGTTCCCTCATCCACACCAATGACATTAGTTGCTGATTCTGCTCTCCCAATCACCTCTGATGAAGGTTGTCGAGTAGAGCTTAGTTCAGAAAATGCACCGTCCATTTTGGGAAATACTGACCTACAAACatcattaataaatatataaatctttGAATGTTCGAATAATAGACTAAATTTGCAACAATGTTGCATTTAGACTAAGAACCAAAAAAAGGCAGTCTTGAATCAAAATATCAAGTCATCTTTTATCTTCAAGAAAATTATATGCAAGAATTCTCAGATCTTGTAGTAAAATGTTCATTCTAAACAAAAAGAGTCGGTTGCTATTTCTGGCAGCATCTGTTCAAAAGCACTAGCTGTTGATTcttatttttacttcttttgaaaaaaaatggttttgttttgaGAAGATATTCATGTCCAAGCGTACTCTTGAGTTCATGCATTGTTATGTCAAGCTGCATGTAGAAAGTAGAAACTCACCCCAATTTTAGGCTTTCTTTAACAAGCACATTTAGTTTTTGATGAAAGCCTCTTTCATGTAACAGTGGATCATAGTCTGTTAGATCAATCTGCAAGCAAATTTTGGCTTCAATACTCAAAAAAATAAGGAACTTATTCAAGTTTTTGAATTAAGTGATtcaatttgaattcaaaatcTATAGTTTAGTCTGCAGATGTCTGTGAATTAATTCTTCCAGTAATTGAGATGTTTGGACAGTCCATAATTCCATGGTCCACTTATCCGCACATATAATAACATAATTCTACAACTCATCGACTACAACGCCTGCCAAGCTGAACTTAACCAAACTGACCCTTAATGATACCCATGATTGTTACTTCACTCGGGAGCAAACACACAAATGTTAGTAGTAAGATGGTTGGACAGGATAAAATAATGTATTAAAAGGCTAGGAGAGAAAGCCATAAGATAGCTCACAGATTCTTAAGGAGAGTATAAGGTTCACAAAGAATATGGCAAAGGAGAGTATAAGGATCATAGTCTTTAACTTTAAGACAAGGATGGCATAGAAAACTGTGCAGCCTTTGGGAGACTGATTGAGAAGAGTTAGGAGGAGAAAATCGCATCACAAAAACCAATTTGATATTATGTTGGGGACATTGATCATGATATCCATATACTGGATTTTCTGCCAATAGTAAAAGGTACAAGGAAACCTTGGACTTCAGATTCACCAGTACTCCGGCTTCAATTTCTATGCTTTCACTGATGCAAATTGAGCAGATTGTTCTCAAACGAGACATTCCGTAACTGGTTACTGCACTTCTCTTGTAGCAACCTCTTGTTCGCTCTAGTACCAGGGACGTGTAATTTGCTAAATTCCCACAACCAAATTCACCTGGATTTCCTTTTTTGCCTGACATTGGTTCCCTCCGCTAGATTAACCTACACTCTTCTGTGACAACTGAGTGTCTCACATCTCACAATCAATCCAATGCTTAACTCTCGCACTAAACAATCAAATTAACTTGATCTTTGTTGGAAAAAAGTGGCACAAGATTGTTAGTCACCAAGTTTGTTCCACCTGCATTGCAACTagccaatatttttaaaacccCTCGTCTGATTCAAACTTCCATTAACTGCAAACCAAAGTCTAACTAATCACCAGTATGTCTAGTTTAAAGGATGTGCAAATGAAGGAGATCATGCttatcacataatatcttaatatTCTGTTTGTTAATTTTCATATTCTGTTATATTTTGTTCTATTGATATTTTAGTGCATCTAACTTATCTATTCAATAAACATTTTGACCATCCTTGGAGTTGAGCCAAGTCAAACTTTCTTCAATCCTCTATAGCAAACAGCCAATATTTTCTCAGATAAATTCAGATATCCAGAGCTCCCAGAAACCTAAACTTAAAATCTATGCATGCGGGGTTTTCTTATTTTCCATAAATAATGTCAACATCAATGCCAATCAAaggaaagaagaaacaaaaaagtgTAGATAAATCTTCAATGTAAATGTTTAAATCAAACCTTTAGCAAACAGGCTTGAACAGAGTTCTCTACATCCTTATTGACCGATGGATCAATTAATGGATAGTCAGGACTTTGTTTGACTTCTTCTGCCCCAGCAATGCGCTGCGTGTTTTATGGATATTGGAAAGTGATGAATCATCATCAAGGTATACAATTGTTGTTATTCTGCTATTAAGCAAATGAGCAGAGAATAAGAGGGATAAAGAGCAAAAACTAGTTCTCACCCTCATAAGCATTGGTCCATTATCTGATGGCTGAAGAATGTAGTAACAATGATAAGGAGCCTCTGTCATTGTTTCTAAATCACAATTTGAAGAACATATCAAACCCTGGTCCATTGAATGTAGAATGCTAGAAAGGCCTTGAAAAACTGTCAAATAGTAGTCATGTTAGGAAAAAAGATAAACTTTGTGAAGAATTTGACCAATATACATTGAACAGCAACAATTAAGGACTAATGACAATGACACAGATAATAGAACTTCAAAGTGGAAGGATCCTCTACACACGTTGAGCATTCATGTCTGACTGATCAGTATCATCGGAATTGGTTTCAATCACATGATAAGGGGATGGAGTCACAACAAATGAAGCCCCCATTATTAGACCTGcattaaaactcaaaatacagaaatcaaatttctttgtaGCGAAACCACAAAGAGAGGTTAAGAACAAGACACTGGGTGCACCGATATTGCTTAATCAGTCTCAGTGCTTCACCATAAAGAGGAAACAAATTGGTATGAAATAGACTTTAAAAAAGTGAAGTGTAAACAAAAGGAGGaaacaaaagaatgaaatttTCTTTCTCTCCCATAGGCTATTGATATAAATGCTCGACAAATCAATTCGATTGTACAAACACTCAATCAAGCAGCAATTTGTACAGGTtgaaattttaatgaaattaaaataacaaacaaattcttTTTGCACACTACTATTAACAAAAGCTAGAAATGAAAGGCCTTAAGAAAATGCACACCTTCATCAAGAGATGCCAAGTTTATCCTCTCAGTAACAGTTACGTTGATTGGAGAATAAATTGGCAGGAGCTTCAGGGAATTATGGAATGAGGGAAGAAACAGAATAGTTTTCCCCCCAAGACAAACAGAGTTTTCATTAACATCACATGTTTCCAGATTGGAGCCAGTGACTGAACAGGAAAACATGTTGAGTTTTTTTCCAGCATCATCTAAAGGAATGCCATGGCATCTACATGTCTGTAAAATtccaataatcaattattcttGCTTTTTCCTTTAAAGGAGTTGAACTGATATTaagatgaaagaaaaagaggatTCTGATAGATATGATATTGCTCAAGATTTTACAATAAATGATGTAGAGGACATTCAAAAGATACAATTATTTTGGAATTAGACcaataatgaaaataatcaaTTGAAGGTGGAAATTAATAAATGAAACTATTTTGTGAGTTATGTTGTCTTCATGTTTCTTATATATTCCAGCTAAGGTTTACCTAGTGTCTGGATGATATTGAaggttttacattttttgtctGATTAAAACTTCATATTGTAAaactaattatattaatttaaaaacatgGTCAGTGTCTCCAGTTTGCTTCAGGATTGGCATGGCCAAAATTGAGCAGTTGATTGCTCCAACAATAAGTAACACAATAACTTTAGCGTAGTATATTCATTAGAATATCGTCTATACAGTTGTGGTTATAGCTCTTTTTAATCTAAACAACCAGCACAAACATTctatttctcaacaaaaaagaatCTCCAAAATTTGGGATGGTTAGTAAATATAGATTGGATGTACTATCACCTGACATTGACTGATGCTGTTGGTTATTGGATTGACGGGTGGAAGCAGGTTGCAGAATATATGGTTCACAGAATCTAAAAGATCGTCCTTGAAAATGAGACGTGCTAGCAGGGGCTTGTCCATGTCATCTTTCAAAACCTGCAGCCATCTTTTAACCAGGCCGTTGAACGATCTGAAATCTGCAATGTTTTAGACAATATCCATAAATTTCTTGTGATTTAGGAAAATAGTCAAtttatttcatgattttttttttttttttgtgtttctcAAAGCTAGTGCTATGATGTGTTTTTTGCACATGATCTAGTTCCATCGAGagaattgagaaaataaatagataaataagtAAGAAGTTAGAGATGTTAAGAAAAGCTTTAGAAGCACAAAACATTCATTTAAGTTGAAGTAAAGTGGAGCGTATAGAATGCCAGTTTAGTAAGGGCATACTAATTCTTCCTTACAGACAAAATTGGAGATATTGCAAATCACCTAGTCAAAGTATCCTGGGTTCATTGTACAAAATTAGGGGGGGAAAGAGAGAGATGTAAATTATAGGAATAAAACATGATGAAACAGAAGACTGTTTTGCGTGATATTGTGATATAAAAGTACCATTCaagcttaaggaaaatgtttatCTCACAGTTGTAAGACTTGTTATGTTTTATGGAATTGATTGTGAAGAATaaagaactaaaaacaaaataagctCATTGTTCTAGAGATGATAATGATATGATAGATATGTGGAAACACAAGATGAGATAGGATTAGTAATGAATGTATTAGAGAGAATGTTAATTAGGTCCTATTTTGGAAAGGATTATAGAATCTAACCTTAAGTGTTTGGCTTGGACACGTGCGAAGAAGACTTATAAAAATCTTTGCAAAGAAGGGTAAAATCAGACGAAGGGTAGTTAAATAGTTAAAGATAGAAGGAAACTAAGAGAAACTATAGGCCAATAGTTTGTCATTAGACATAATCTACAATGAGGAATTATGGCCTCATTTATTATGTGTAGCCAACTCTATCTCATAGataatttatgttgatgttgCTGCTGTGTTTCTCAAAGCTAAAGCTCAATTCCATATTCAAAAGCATTTGTGAAGAAATTAATTTTGGTCGCTACACATTGTGAGAGCTCTTGACCTGTGATGTAGGTCTGAACTGAGCAATTATCGAGATGAGAAATGGAACGGCGAAAATTGTTAATGTTTTCACGTGAATCAATCAGATGGCTTGACTTCGGCTGAAATACAGCAAAATCAACCGAAACACATCTATCTGCAGCATCCttttaaacaagaaaataaacaacaatTTAATACAGTTTCAGACAAAATTGAATTACACAACTCAAAAGTACAAAATCCATGTCATGAATATACACACTCACCGTGAGGCTCTTTTGCATTACAAAATTCACATCTTCAGGCAAGATCGAAGTTATGACTATGACTTTTCTCTCAATATCTTTACCTTGCCAAGAGTACAATACTCGTTCGCTTAAAACATCCGAAATCATTACATCTGCAAATCAACAATCAAATAATTGTCAATGCATGTTTtcaacaagaaaagaaaaaatgtctttgtatatatgtatgtatgtatgtatacaCTAGTGTAAAAAGTTCTGCACTATCAGCAAAACACAACCAATCTTACGTGTTATTTTAGAAATAGCTAGGATTAAAGTCAAACGTTTTCAATAATCTAACTGTAATTGATTGacagtgtaaaacttttttacactGACAAtgcatatgattttattttaataaaaaaatgtctatgaAGTAAATTCACACACAAACAGATATAGAGAGTGATAGAACCGGCACCGGATACGGTATCTATATCAGGCAGAAAGGCATCTGACGGCAGGTTGTTAACAGCGTGATGGAAATCGCGTAGGTTGAAATTTCCCACGGGACGGTACGCAATCATCAACTACATAACAAGCAGAATCACGCTCAATCACTCACTCTTACGGATCAAAATATAAACACGTCTCGTGCATTTCGAATTTATCAATCTAATCAcgaattgtaaaaaaaattctcagaaCTGAAACATTACCTCATCGGAAGAAGATAAACGATTCTTCACAACGTAACACAAACCGATCTTATCACTGAGAGTATCAGATTTGCGCGAAGACAAAGACGAATTCGAAATGGCGTAGAAATTAGCGAGTTGAAGTAGCGACTGAATTGAAAACACGAAGAAACAACGAGAAATCGACGATCGATTAGGAATGATGAAATTGTGCGGTGCTTCAATGAATAGAGATTGAGATTTAGGGATGAAGCTGTGTGTACCTGCTTTAGGTCTCCTAGCAATGGCGGTGCCAAGGTTCGGAGATCGAGAACGAAACACAGTTGAACCATTTTCGTCTCCAACGATCTCTCTCTCTGGTTTGGCGCGAAATGAAACTTCAAGCCTCGCCGAGATGTTTAAACTTGAGGAGTGCTGACAAGaagtttgaataaaaaatcGAAGTACAACAGAAAACGAACTAAAACCCTCGATAGAGAGAAACAAATTTCAACCATATTCAATTGTCCGTCCCATAATattaataactgagtcatttgtcaaaaaaaataaaaatctaaaatcattgagccattttacttttcaataattctaaggtaccgtttggtcCGACTTTTTTTCCACTTTTCTACGTTTtgaaggagaagttaggccaaacacaatatcaataaagtaccttcggaaaaaaaatactttttttaaaatgcataaaattgaatggaatgagctttaaccaaaagttgttgaatgctacttcaaaaaactatttcttcccaatttatttcacaagcacctctcttcaactcccaCCAgcaaccttttattttattttttcaatatgtttttttcttccattttattttttttattttttttaaccggtccatttaattttttaatgaggttccatttaagtttattatctatttttttaaggaattttattatctttttatcacttatatattaattacaatatattttgatcatcacaacctcacaaatatttgtattcacgctgtcaatgaatgacaccgaatatttttattctctttcttcaaccacggaaatacacacacattagcgtttagagtaatactttatgttcctctttctgtttttttttgttatgctaatgcgtataatttttgttagtgttgtgtaatgcgtataattatttttataaaattttgattttaattaaaagtacaagtatagttgcctaaaaaaattatacttatatataatttaaacatttgtattgtaacaaactatgcatatctttttcttattaaaaaaactaaacatatctatttcaatgacatcagcaatgaaaatataatattatataatataaattattatctttttgaccaacactaaaaatatggtattcttgtaacaaaatttgttatagagtataattggaaaagaaaaaaccaattattctcattatatacacacacatatatattccTGATTTTAGAGATGGTAGTCAAGCAGAAGGTATCCACGAAGTGTTCAACCATGCACATTCTTCATTGAGAAATGTCATTGAAAGAACAATTGgagtttggaagaaaaaaaaaaaaaggtggcaTATCTTATGTGATATGCGACCATTTCCActaatcaaacaacaaaagatCATAGTTGCAACAACAGCACTCCACAACTTTATTCGAATGTGTggagttgaagatgaagagtttaataaatgtgatgttatctctgaatatatgattgagcgtgacgaagaaagcaatataaatgaagaaatcagttcatataatccaggaagagtgcaagatggaggctacatgaataaagttagaaatcaaataggagttgcattgatggagagtagaaatgtttgagtttgtgatgatttatgtctttttcaaaaaaaaaaagatgattattgtttttaattttctaaactactttgatattatttatgttattatttgagcctccttaaattatttctcctattcaaatatttaacaagtcgtttatatgatgataaaaatttgtattcatgttacacaaaataaacgtcattgagtaaatatagtattggtaaaaatatatcttttatattttaaacattttttcccttcaaaaaatattttagacatttttttatttattatgttaatcttcttatcttcttatatatcttcttatcttcttatatattaaagttaactcgtaagccctaattttaacttaaaccctattgcataattttactgttttaaccctaatctcctattttcatgaacaaccctaatgctcacacctaatcttcttatcttcttatatattaaagttaacctgtaaaccctaattttaacctaaactctattgcataattttactgtttaaccctaatgctcacacctaatctcctattttcatgaacaaccctaatgctcacacctaatcttcttatcttcttatatattaaagttaacccgtaaaccctaattttaacataaaccctattgcataattttactgttttaaccctaatgctcacacctaatctcctattttcacgaacaaccctaatgctctcacctaatcttcttcttcttatatattaaagttaacccgtaagccctaattttaacctaaactctattgcataattttactattttaaccctaatgctcacacctattctcctattttcatgaacaaccctaatgctcacacttaatctcctattttcatgaacaaccataatgctcacacctaatcttttttatcttcttatatattaaagttaacccgtaagctctaattttaacttaaaccctattgcataattttactgttttaaccctatgctcacacctaatctcctattttcatgaacaaccctaatgctcacacctaatcttcttatcttcttatatattaaagttaagtcgtaagctctaattttaacttaaaccctattgcataattttactgttttaaccctaatgctcacacctaatctcctattttcatgaacaaagcagaTCGATAttgctttatttcccctatttcttcaaaacaaatcgccttatttcttcaacaaaacaaatcgccctattggaattaataaaatggttttgaaagattataacaacagtttttttgttaatattacacttttcatccaaattagaactgaactctctgttaaatatctaccacaaaatgcaccagaattttgcaatctatataaacaggtggaagaaacatttcaacaaacagttaaagggtatcatttacggtaaaggccaaacattcgataaaaggaaaattatttaaataaaatattttacatgttgaggttaagaatgagctatttttaggtacataatataacattaacatataatttttacaaaagaatgaagtaacattttgtcaaaaaaaaataaaaatatgaagtaacataccaataatataacattgacatataatttttacaaaagaatgaagtaacattttatcaaaaaaataaaatgaagtaacacacgattgataaaaattaatattttaaaggtgaataagtgtggtgtctgaggttcgaattccaacatctgcatatatttggaaccacatatttcattctctttgatatacattgagatttgtttttgtctactacatctacaatgtatatgacccgtgcggcagcacgggtggaaattctagttcataatgaattcaaagtttttttatttatagacaatgcataaatatatgcaaggtcccgggttcgaacccaaagttttgtacaattttttgctaaacaacttttaactcaaaaataactttagaactaaaaaaaaaataaagaaaccaaacagctttagcctttttcttatagagctttattttaactttgttttaaagtatcttttagaccgaaaaaaagtctggccaaacggtacctaaatatattttaattaatactactttcaccactctcaattcaatatattctactttacatttatgataaagaagaatgctCAAATACTTGATAAAGacacttaaaatcatttttctctctctttcatttatactctttt from Medicago truncatula cultivar Jemalong A17 chromosome 8, MtrunA17r5.0-ANR, whole genome shotgun sequence includes the following:
- the LOC11443110 gene encoding uncharacterized protein isoform X2, with the protein product MVQLCFVLDLRTLAPPLLGDLKQSLLQLANFYAISNSSLSSRKSDTLSDKIGLCYVVKNRLSSSDELMIAYRPVGNFNLRDFHHAVNNLPSDAFLPDIDTVSDVMISDVLSERVLYSWQGKDIERKVIVITSILPEDVNFVMQKSLTDAADRCVSVDFAVFQPKSSHLIDSRENINNFRRSISHLDNCSVQTYITDFRSFNGLVKRWLQVLKDDMDKPLLARLIFKDDLLDSVNHIFCNLLPPVNPITNSISQCQTCRCHGIPLDDAGKKLNMFSCSVTGSNLETCDVNENSVCLGGKTILFLPSFHNSLKLLPIYSPINVTVTERINLASLDEVFQGLSSILHSMDQGLICSSNCDLETMTEAPYHCYYILQPSDNGPMLMRRIAGAEEVKQSPDYPLIDPSVNKDVENSVQACLLKIDLTDYDPLLHERGFHQKLNVLVKESLKLGSVFPKMDGAFSELSSTRQPSSEVIGRAESATNVIGVDEGTLSMDITDQDDRTMAYITEEWKQLVVSEEPKLYSPSCIPKAKLDQSSISPRNGIRQLDKETSRILERLEVPRPSKGKKASPVSNESCMKNIAVPTKKPLIPFLPTQNTEQVIVGSQLMKPNFQRQKRKQR
- the LOC11443110 gene encoding uncharacterized protein isoform X3, which codes for MISDVLSERVLYSWQGKDIERKVIVITSILPEDVNFVMQKSLTDAADRCVSVDFAVFQPKSSHLIDSRENINNFRRSISHLDNCSVQTYITDFRSFNGLVKRWLQVLKDDMDKPLLARLIFKDDLLDSVNHIFCNLLPPVNPITNSISQCQTCRCHGIPLDDAGKKLNMFSCSVTGSNLETCDVNENSVCLGGKTILFLPSFHNSLKLLPIYSPINVTVTERINLASLDEGLIMGASFVVTPSPYHVIETNSDDTDQSDMNAQLFQGLSSILHSMDQGLICSSNCDLETMTEAPYHCYYILQPSDNGPMLMRRIAGAEEVKQSPDYPLIDPSVNKDVENSVQACLLKIDLTDYDPLLHERGFHQKLNVLVKESLKLGSVFPKMDGAFSELSSTRQPSSEVIGRAESATNVIGVDEGTLSMDITDQDDRTMAYITEEWKQLVVSEEPKLYSPSCIPKAKLDQSSISPRNGIRQLDKETSRILERLEVPRPSKGKKASPVSNESCMKNIAVPTKKPLIPFLPTQNTEQVIVGSQLMKPNFQRQKRKQR
- the LOC11443110 gene encoding uncharacterized protein isoform X1; this translates as MVQLCFVLDLRTLAPPLLGDLKQSLLQLANFYAISNSSLSSRKSDTLSDKIGLCYVVKNRLSSSDELMIAYRPVGNFNLRDFHHAVNNLPSDAFLPDIDTVSDVMISDVLSERVLYSWQGKDIERKVIVITSILPEDVNFVMQKSLTDAADRCVSVDFAVFQPKSSHLIDSRENINNFRRSISHLDNCSVQTYITDFRSFNGLVKRWLQVLKDDMDKPLLARLIFKDDLLDSVNHIFCNLLPPVNPITNSISQCQTCRCHGIPLDDAGKKLNMFSCSVTGSNLETCDVNENSVCLGGKTILFLPSFHNSLKLLPIYSPINVTVTERINLASLDEGLIMGASFVVTPSPYHVIETNSDDTDQSDMNAQLFQGLSSILHSMDQGLICSSNCDLETMTEAPYHCYYILQPSDNGPMLMRRIAGAEEVKQSPDYPLIDPSVNKDVENSVQACLLKIDLTDYDPLLHERGFHQKLNVLVKESLKLGSVFPKMDGAFSELSSTRQPSSEVIGRAESATNVIGVDEGTLSMDITDQDDRTMAYITEEWKQLVVSEEPKLYSPSCIPKAKLDQSSISPRNGIRQLDKETSRILERLEVPRPSKGKKASPVSNESCMKNIAVPTKKPLIPFLPTQNTEQVIVGSQLMKPNFQRQKRKQR